From Argopecten irradians isolate NY chromosome 2, Ai_NY, whole genome shotgun sequence, the proteins below share one genomic window:
- the LOC138314308 gene encoding carbohydrate sulfotransferase 11-like isoform X2 gives MKSKMAKQGSSVGTILSSNTTNPPLIIRTNLHRFYGLDEIYENRRAAIEDTCDKSNHGYFGNSDGAKVVNRLVIDRQHHLVYCPVQKIGSTFLKGLLQILKKQGKKNLDTRKIREKPNTSPDMTQFHYYLTKSFKVMFTRDPYYRLFSGYVDKLFTVNTLFWQVIGTYIKNTLLRPENDIRTKCGHGITFPQFIKYVIASQKTGVHTDGHFTPIYEHCRPCQISYDFIGKMETFENDSLTLLNVWNKRYGANITYDDFKMETTLQRVRGMINRLYKMRKEFKKCVSVYGVLQRVWKDFQIRGFLTTRVNLPFSRSEAANISAEQMTTVVIKAILEHSTNRTELLQQRNEAISLAYSQVPMKDLVELREIVRPDCELFGYNVSPDYIFNRGDPSDDVTSYRYFDIDE, from the exons ATGAAAAGTAAGATGGCAAAGCAAGGAAGCTCAGTTGGTACAATACTTTCTTCTAATACTACAAATCCACCACTCATAATCCGAACA AATCTACACAGATTTTACGGGCTTGATGAGATCTACGAGAATAGAAGAGCTGCTATTGAGGATACATGTGACAAAAGTAATCATGGCTATTTCGGTAATTCAGATGGTGCTAAAGTGGTCAACAGACTGGTCATAGACCGTCAGCACCATCTTGTGTATTGTCCTGTCCAAAAGATAGGCTCGACATTCCTTAAGGGCCTTCTACAAATCTTAAAAAAACAAGGAAAGAAAAACCTCGATACCCGTAAGATACGCGAGAAGCCTAACACTTCCCCAGATATGACACAGTTTCATTATTATCTAACAAAATCATTTAAAGTGATGTTTACACGAGACCCATACTACAGGCTATTTTCTGGATACGTCGATAAAttatttacagtaaatacaCTATTTTGGCAGGTCATAGGGACTTATATTAAAAATACACTTCTACGGCCTGAAAATGATATCCGCACAAAGTGTGGTCATGGGATAACGTTTCCGCAATTCATTAAGTACGTGATCGCCTCACAGAAAACTGGTGTACACACTGATGGACATTTTACCCCTATATACGAGCACTGTAGGCCGTGTCAGATATCGTACGACTTTATAGGGAAGATGGAAACGTTCGAGAACGATTCCCTTACGCTGTTGAACGTTTGGAACAAGCGCTATGGTGCAAACATTACCTATGACGATTTCAAAATGGAGACAACATTACAAAGAGTACGTGGAATGATCAATCGACTTTACAAAATGCGAAAAGAGTTTAAAAAATGTGTATCCGTTTATGGTGTTTTGCAGCGAGTATGGAAAGATTTCCAAATTCGGGGTTTCCTTACAACACGCGTGAATCTTCCGTTTAGTCGTTCTGAGGCTGCAAATATAAGCGCGGAGCAGATGACAACGGTTGTGATAAAAGCCATATTAGAACATTCAACCAATCGAACAGAACTGCTTCAACAACGAAACGAGGCTATATCACTGGCCTACAGTCAAGTACCAATGAAAGACTTGGTAGAACTCCGGGAAATCGTAAGACCAGATTGTGAACTGTTTGGTTACAACGTTTCACCAGATTACATATTCAACCGTGGAGATCCGTCGGATGACGTAACATCATATAGATACTTCGATATTGACGAATAA
- the LOC138314308 gene encoding carbohydrate sulfotransferase 8-like isoform X1: MEPIFLPTGERAFVTNRATKKNDTRNFHSEHQKRKQVAISILFLILLALLYHGYYLNQRFTSTNDSVMKSKMAKQGSSVGTILSSNTTNPPLIIRTNLHRFYGLDEIYENRRAAIEDTCDKSNHGYFGNSDGAKVVNRLVIDRQHHLVYCPVQKIGSTFLKGLLQILKKQGKKNLDTRKIREKPNTSPDMTQFHYYLTKSFKVMFTRDPYYRLFSGYVDKLFTVNTLFWQVIGTYIKNTLLRPENDIRTKCGHGITFPQFIKYVIASQKTGVHTDGHFTPIYEHCRPCQISYDFIGKMETFENDSLTLLNVWNKRYGANITYDDFKMETTLQRVRGMINRLYKMRKEFKKCVSVYGVLQRVWKDFQIRGFLTTRVNLPFSRSEAANISAEQMTTVVIKAILEHSTNRTELLQQRNEAISLAYSQVPMKDLVELREIVRPDCELFGYNVSPDYIFNRGDPSDDVTSYRYFDIDE; encoded by the exons ATGGAACCAATTTTTCTGCCCACCGGTGAGCGCGCATTCGTGACGAATAGAGCAACAAAAAAGAACGATACACGTAACTTCCATTCGGAACATCAAAAGAG GAAACAAGTGGCAATATCAATACTATTTCTGATCTTATTGGCTTTATTATATCACG GTTACTATCTTAACCAGCGATTTACATCAACAAATGATTCCGTCATGAAAAGTAAGATGGCAAAGCAAGGAAGCTCAGTTGGTACAATACTTTCTTCTAATACTACAAATCCACCACTCATAATCCGAACA AATCTACACAGATTTTACGGGCTTGATGAGATCTACGAGAATAGAAGAGCTGCTATTGAGGATACATGTGACAAAAGTAATCATGGCTATTTCGGTAATTCAGATGGTGCTAAAGTGGTCAACAGACTGGTCATAGACCGTCAGCACCATCTTGTGTATTGTCCTGTCCAAAAGATAGGCTCGACATTCCTTAAGGGCCTTCTACAAATCTTAAAAAAACAAGGAAAGAAAAACCTCGATACCCGTAAGATACGCGAGAAGCCTAACACTTCCCCAGATATGACACAGTTTCATTATTATCTAACAAAATCATTTAAAGTGATGTTTACACGAGACCCATACTACAGGCTATTTTCTGGATACGTCGATAAAttatttacagtaaatacaCTATTTTGGCAGGTCATAGGGACTTATATTAAAAATACACTTCTACGGCCTGAAAATGATATCCGCACAAAGTGTGGTCATGGGATAACGTTTCCGCAATTCATTAAGTACGTGATCGCCTCACAGAAAACTGGTGTACACACTGATGGACATTTTACCCCTATATACGAGCACTGTAGGCCGTGTCAGATATCGTACGACTTTATAGGGAAGATGGAAACGTTCGAGAACGATTCCCTTACGCTGTTGAACGTTTGGAACAAGCGCTATGGTGCAAACATTACCTATGACGATTTCAAAATGGAGACAACATTACAAAGAGTACGTGGAATGATCAATCGACTTTACAAAATGCGAAAAGAGTTTAAAAAATGTGTATCCGTTTATGGTGTTTTGCAGCGAGTATGGAAAGATTTCCAAATTCGGGGTTTCCTTACAACACGCGTGAATCTTCCGTTTAGTCGTTCTGAGGCTGCAAATATAAGCGCGGAGCAGATGACAACGGTTGTGATAAAAGCCATATTAGAACATTCAACCAATCGAACAGAACTGCTTCAACAACGAAACGAGGCTATATCACTGGCCTACAGTCAAGTACCAATGAAAGACTTGGTAGAACTCCGGGAAATCGTAAGACCAGATTGTGAACTGTTTGGTTACAACGTTTCACCAGATTACATATTCAACCGTGGAGATCCGTCGGATGACGTAACATCATATAGATACTTCGATATTGACGAATAA